A genome region from Deltaproteobacteria bacterium includes the following:
- the xerD gene encoding site-specific tyrosine recombinase XerD — MANASTTCANSYARPWRRKVRAVKESLSPYIDSFLSMISVEKGLAKNTVEAYSRDLRRLAEFLIGRNILSWLEVDSVQLRSYLTQLRAEGLRPRSVARHRVTLSRLYRFLEIEGLVSESPVPKLLAAAPARKLPKTLSSADVKTLLNQPDAAALLGARDQAMLELLYASGLRVSELITVKTQQINFDGNYLIVKGKGSKMRAVPFGRWARQKLSSYLADVRPRLLKGKVSPYLFTNRSGKAMSRQGFWKLIRRYALSAGIDKRVTPHTLRHSFATHLLEGGADLRAVQTMLGHADISTTQIYTHVDGARLKKVHNQFHPREQPQIAAKLVGKRIEAFTTEGMVGAGRDRPSSDSEN; from the coding sequence ATGGCGAACGCGTCGACAACCTGCGCCAACAGCTATGCCAGACCTTGGCGCCGCAAAGTGAGAGCCGTGAAAGAGTCGCTCAGTCCGTACATTGATTCGTTTCTTTCCATGATCAGCGTGGAAAAGGGTTTGGCGAAAAATACCGTCGAGGCCTATAGCCGCGATCTACGCCGGTTGGCCGAGTTTCTCATCGGGCGGAATATTTTGTCTTGGCTGGAAGTCGACTCGGTACAGCTACGTTCCTATTTGACCCAGTTGCGCGCCGAGGGTTTGAGGCCGCGCAGCGTGGCGCGTCATCGGGTGACGCTCAGCCGGCTTTATCGCTTTCTCGAAATCGAGGGGCTCGTCAGCGAAAGTCCGGTGCCCAAGTTGCTCGCCGCGGCGCCCGCCCGCAAACTGCCGAAAACTTTGTCCAGCGCCGATGTGAAAACGTTGCTCAATCAACCCGATGCCGCGGCGCTGCTCGGCGCCCGTGATCAGGCGATGTTGGAATTGCTTTACGCCAGCGGTTTACGGGTTTCGGAATTAATCACGGTCAAAACCCAGCAGATTAATTTCGACGGCAATTATCTTATCGTCAAAGGCAAGGGCTCGAAGATGCGCGCGGTGCCCTTCGGGCGGTGGGCGCGCCAGAAGTTGTCGAGCTATTTGGCCGACGTGCGGCCGCGCTTGCTCAAAGGCAAGGTCAGTCCGTACCTGTTCACCAACCGCTCGGGAAAGGCGATGAGCCGGCAGGGATTCTGGAAGCTGATTCGGCGCTACGCTTTGAGCGCCGGCATCGATAAACGGGTCACGCCGCACACGTTGCGCCATTCCTTCGCCACCCATCTGCTCGAAGGCGGCGCCGATCTGCGAGCGGTGCAAACCATGCTCGGCCACGCCGATATTTCGACGACGCAGATTTATACCCATGTCGACGGTGCCCGGCTCAAAAAAGTGCACAATCAATTTCATCCGCGCGAACAGCCGCAAATCGCGGCAAAGCTCGTAGGAAAGAGGATCGAAGCTTTCACCACAGAGGGCATGGTAGGGGCGGGTCGCGACCGGCCCTCTTCGGACTCGGAAAATTAA
- a CDS encoding ornithine cyclodeaminase family protein, translated as MLFLNNDDVKQVLTMEVTMNALDKAYRELAREEAVCRPRIDIQIPTKDSEKIYQWGTMEGGSMSGYFAIRMKSDVIYEQEYQGAITQEKYCVRPGNFCGLIMLNSIENGEPLAMINDGYLQHMRVGADSGIGAKYMAREDATVVGMIGSGGMARSHVESFLQARKIKKIQVYSPTKANREAYAKEISTEFGLEVVPMSHPRDVYKGAQIVAGCTDSAVPIVIGKWLEEGTHVTCVGGKPDDDTLKRIDVSLRLGNAPAPWGLPEFGVADEYITYAAKPKHNGAFQMKRAGVRGHGVIAEERAVFLADILSGAKQGRSSEKQISYSERGNIQGAQFFAVAGRVYELAKEKGLGRELPTEWFLQDIRD; from the coding sequence ATGCTATTTCTCAACAATGATGACGTGAAGCAAGTATTGACCATGGAAGTTACGATGAACGCTTTGGACAAGGCGTATCGCGAGCTGGCGCGGGAAGAGGCGGTGTGCCGGCCGCGCATCGACATTCAGATTCCAACCAAAGACTCAGAAAAGATTTATCAGTGGGGCACCATGGAAGGCGGGTCGATGTCGGGCTACTTCGCGATCCGTATGAAGTCGGACGTGATTTATGAGCAGGAGTATCAAGGCGCGATCACCCAGGAAAAATATTGCGTGCGGCCGGGAAACTTCTGTGGCTTGATCATGCTCAACAGCATCGAGAACGGCGAGCCGCTGGCGATGATCAACGACGGTTATTTACAGCACATGCGCGTCGGCGCCGACTCCGGCATCGGCGCTAAATATATGGCTCGCGAAGATGCCACGGTGGTGGGCATGATCGGCTCCGGCGGCATGGCGCGCTCTCATGTCGAATCGTTTTTGCAAGCGCGTAAAATCAAAAAGATCCAAGTCTATAGCCCGACGAAAGCCAATCGCGAAGCCTATGCCAAGGAAATCAGTACGGAGTTTGGTTTGGAAGTCGTGCCGATGAGCCATCCGCGCGATGTCTACAAGGGTGCGCAGATCGTCGCCGGTTGCACCGATTCCGCGGTGCCGATCGTCATTGGGAAATGGTTAGAAGAGGGGACGCATGTCACCTGCGTCGGCGGTAAGCCTGATGACGATACGTTGAAGCGCATCGACGTGTCGTTGCGCCTCGGCAACGCGCCGGCGCCCTGGGGTTTGCCCGAGTTCGGCGTCGCCGACGAATACATTACCTACGCGGCGAAACCGAAGCACAACGGGGCTTTCCAAATGAAGCGTGCCGGCGTCCGCGGTCACGGTGTCATCGCCGAAGAGCGTGCGGTGTTCTTGGCGGATATTCTGAGCGGCGCGAAGCAGGGCCGGAGTTCGGAAAAACAGATCAGCTATTCCGAGCGCGGCAACATTCAAGGCGCGCAGTTCTTCGCCGTGGCTGGAAGAGTTTATGAGCTGGCGAAGGAAAAAGGATTGGGCCGAGAACTGCCCACCGAGTGGTTCTTGCAGGATATTAGAGACTAA